In Candidatus Binatia bacterium, the genomic window ACCAGCTGCTCGTCGCGATCGCGGGCGACGAGATCTGCGGCTACGCCTCGGCGAGCCAGTTCCGACCGAAAGAGGCGTACGACACGACCGTCGAGATCTCGGCGTACCTCGCCCCGCAATTCACGGGACAGGGCCTCGGCCGGGCACTGTACGACACGTTGTTCGCACGGCTTGACGGCGAAGACGTGCACCGTGCACTCGCCGGAATCACGCTGCCGAATCCGGCAAGCCTCGCGCTGCACGGGCACTTCGGCTTCACACAGGCGGCACACTTCACGGAAAACGGACGTAAGCTCGGGCGCTACTGGGACGTCGTCTGGCTCGAGAAGAAGATGGGGGAAGCATGAAAGAACGTCGGCTTGGTCGCAGCGCGCTCAGCGTCTCGGAGATCTGTCTCGGCACAATGACCTTCGGGTCGATGGCCGACGAGCGCGATAGCCTCGCAATCCTCGATCGGGCCTATGAGGCCGGCGTGAACTTCCTCGACGTCGCCGAGATCTACCCCGTACCCCCCGACACGAAATGGGCGGGCGCGAGCGAAGAGATCGTCGGCAAGTGGCTGCACGACAAGCCGCGCGACTCCCTGTTCGTCGCAACGAAAATCGCCGGTCCGGGCGGCGGCTGGTTCCAGACCCCGGTGCGTGGTGGGAACACCGCGCTCGATCGCCATTCGGTCGAGCGGGCCCTCGACGCGAGCCTCCGGAAGCTCGGCACCGATTACGTCGACCTCTACCAAACCCATTGGCCCGACCGGATTCTGCCGGCCGAGGAACAAATGGAAGCCCTCGATCGCGCCGTGCAGGCGGGCAAGGTGCGCGTCCTCGGCTGCAGCAACGAGAGCGCGTACGGGCTCACCAAGCTGCTCTGGGCGTCGGACATCCTCGGCGCGGCCCGACACGAGACGATCCAGAACAACTTCAGTCTGCTGAATCGTCGATTCGAGGACGGGCTCTCCGAAGTCTGTCGCGCGGAGAAGGTGAGCCTACTCCCGTACAGCCCTCTGGGCGGTGGCGTCCTCTCGGGCAAGTACCAGGGCGGGGCCTTCCCCGAAGGAGCCCGGTTCACGTACTACCGCAACCACAGTCCACGAACGAAGTTCATGGCCGACCGCTTCGTGAACGAGCGCTCCCTCGAGACCACCGCGCAGCTCGCCGCCGTGGCGGAGAAAGCCGGGATCTCCGTCGTCACGCTGTCCATCGCGTGGACGCTGACGCACCCGTTCGTCGGTTCGACGATCATCGGCGCGACGAACGTAGATCAACTCGACGAATGCCTCGCCGCCGCGAAGACGACTCTCTCGCCCGAAGTACTCGCGGAGTGCGACCGCATCACCCGAGCGATTCCCTACCCGCTCGGGTGACCGCTGCGGCGCCATTCCGCGCCCCAGCTCGTCGATGTCGCGACGGGCGCGGTCGAGAATCGTTCGCACCCGCTCGGCGACCTCGGGATCACCGCCGGAATGCGCGCCCGGCAATCTCAGCGTCCTCGAGCTGCAGCAACGTCGGATAGACGGTGCCGGCGCTCGCGGGGTACCCGCCGCCCGACCGCTCTTCGAGCTGCTTCATAAGCTCGTAGCCGTGCTTCGGACCGTCCCCGAGAAGCGAGAGCCGCCGCGGGCCGGATCAGGCAGGCGTGGCGGCTCGGTTCTGTTCGCGACGCATCTGCCCGACGAGGACGCGGGCCGCGTCGTCGAAGATGTGGTCGCCGTAGACCGGGTCGTCGTGGTCGAGGACGAACGTCGCCTGGTAAGGCGTACCCTCGCTGCTTCGGATCTCGCGCACTACGTCCTCCACCTCGTCGAGGCGGTGCCCGTGCTTCTCGATGAGCAAGGCTCGGAACCCGGCGTAATGACCTGCCTCGTCGCCGATGACCCGCCGGACCAGAGCGCCCAAGCGCTCGCCCAGAAGGTCGTACATCGGGAGGTTTCCGCGGTAGCCGCGGAGCGTCGCCAGCTCGTCGTAGGCGAGCAGGCAGAGAATCTCGAACTCGCCGCGGAACAGGTGGGCAACCGCACCGAAGTCCGGCCGGCGCGCCTCCAGCTCATCGGTGGCATTCTCCCCCAGCAGGGTCTCGACGACGCAGCGGAACGAGCTGAAGTGACGAACTTCGTCGGCGTACCAGCGCGTCAGCATCCCGCGGAACTCGTCGCAAAGCGGGACGTCAAGACGTTCGAGGTAGTCCACCAGGAAACGAGCGTCGTACTCGGTCACCATGTCGTCACGAAGCGCTGCAAGAAGGCGCGGCCGCACGTCCGCCGGGACTTCCACCAGCCGGTGACGCGCTGCCTCGGTGACCTCCCGAATACCGGGAGCCGCCGCTTCGAACGGGAGGAACATGATCCGGGAAGGTTCTCCAATGGTCCCGGCGCGCGCAAGCCCCTCTCAGGAGAGGAGGGCCGGAAAACGCTCCAAAAGAGAGCGCAGCGCAAATATCGCTTCCCGGCGAGCGAGGATGGCGCCCATGCAGTAGTTCGGGCCGGATCCGACGGCGAGGTGCTTCCCATGCTCGCGGCGGACGTCGGACCTGTCGCCGTCGGGGTAGTGCTCGGAGTCCCGGTTGGACGACCCAATGCCGAGGTAGACGAACTGTCGCTTCGAGATCTTCTCGCCGCGGAACTCGAAATCCTCCGCGGCAACGCACGGCATGAGCGGGTTCGCCGGCTCCACTCGGAGCGATTCCTCGACGACGTTGCGACAGAGGCTCGCGTCGGCCTGCGTGCTCTGCGGAACGTTCTCGACGAAGGCAGGGATCCCGGAAGAGCGCATCCACGCCGTCGTGTCAGAACACGAACCAGGCGTTCATCCCTTTGTGGAAGAAGACCGGCCGGTGCTCCCGGAATTAGTGTTAGTCCTCAAAGGGCGCGCGAAGCTTCTCCTCGTCCTAGAGACAGAACGTCTGCGCTCTCGGGTCGCCGGCAGCATTGGTCGGAGCCATGCGCCATTCTATCACTAGCCGCGGGGCGCATCTTGCCGCTTGCTCAGTGCAGAACCCCCTTGCCGCCATTAGAGTCGTGAGATGACGCAGAGGCCCCTCTGGATGCCCAACGCCGACACCGCCGACGGGTTCCCTTCGATGCCCGTGGGCTTCTGGAACGACGAGGACGGAGCCCGTTACCACCGCGCGTACTTCGAACGCTTCGAGAACGTCTGGCGTCACGGCGACATCGTGGAGGTCACAGACCACGGCGGCATGGTGATCTACGGACGCTCCGATGCCGTTCTCAACCCAGGCGGGGTGCGAATCGGTACGGCCGAGATCTATCGCGCGGTCGAGAACCTCAGTGCGCTCGCCAACCCCGAGGTGCTCGAGCACTTTCGCGATCGCCCCGAGCTTCGCGCGTGAGGGTCCGTACTTTCCTTCCCAGGGCGTCCCCTCGAACCTGGTTCCTCGCGATCGCGGTCGCGATGACCCTCTGCGGGGCGGCCCCCGCGGCGCGGGCCGAGCTGCCGCCCGCGGTACGAACTGCGATCGAAGCGATGCTCGAGTGCGAACGGCCGGAGGGCGGTTGGATGTACGTGTGCGCGCCCGAGCGGGGCAGCCGCGGCGTCACGAAGATCGTGAATCTCGGCGTACGCGTCCGCTCCACACTCGGACTCGAGCCCTTCGATCTCATTGTCATGCGGAGCCCCGGCACGCCCGCCGCGGGCCTCCTGCTCCTCGAAGCGTGGGAGCGCAGCGGTGAGGAGAGATTCCTCGACGACGCGAAGCGCACGGGCGATCTCATCCTGGATCTCCAACTCCCGGGCGGCGGCTGGTTCTCCGAGATGCCGGTCCACGGGCGAGAACTCGCGTTCTGGTTTAAGTGGTACGTGCCGTGGAGCACCCTCGATGACGACGTCACGACCGGCGCCGTCCGATTGCTGCTGCGACTGTTCCAAGCGACCGGGGACGAGCGTTACCGCGTCAGCGCCGAGCGCGGCCTCGACCTCCTCGTGGAGGCCCAACTTCCGTCCGGAGCCTGGCCCCTCACCGGCCGCCCCGTTTGGCTCCGCACCGTATCCCCTTCGTTCGAAGATTTGCCAAGTCTGAACGACGCCGCGACGGCGTCCGTGATCCGGACGCTGATCCTCGGCGCGGAGATCCTCGATCAACCCGACCTCCTCGCCGCCGCCGTCCGCGGGGGCGATTGGCTCGTCGACACCCGCCACGCCGCGCCCGCCGCCGGATGGGCGCAGCAGTACGACGAGACGGGTCGTGCTGTTCCGGGACGTGCCTTCGAGCCCGTGGCCCTCGCGAGTTGGGAGACACGCCATGCTCTCGACGCACTCGTCGCCCTCAGCCGCGCGGTCGACGACCAGCGATACTGCTCCGCGATCGACGAGAGCGTGTCCTGGCTCGCGGATTCCGCCCTCGGCCCCGGCTGCTGGGCACGCTTCGTGTCCCCCGAGACGGGCAAACCGATCTTCATCGATCTGGACGGCAACGAGGTGCCTCATCTCTATCAGGCGAAGCGGCCGTATAGATGGACCGGCGACTACGGCATACCCGCCTTGTTCGCCGAACTCGAAGTTCCCGCGGACGAGGCCGAGGTGACCCCCCGCATCGCCGGCGACGCGGGAGACTGCCCAGACGCACCGCGCCGCGCTCGGCGACGACTCGAGGCACGAAACCCCCGCGCCCGCATCGGCGAGGCCGGCTCACAGATGGGTCTCGCGCGTGGCGTCCCACCTTCTCCGTGTCCGCGACCTTGACCGAGCTTCCCTCGCGAGCCATGCCTCCCGCATGAAGAGCTACCGCAAGGAGCTTTGGTTCCAGATCCCCGGCAGACGCGGACTCGTGAACATCACTCCCGACGTCACCGACTCCCTGCAAGAGAGCGGCGTCCGTGAGGGGCTCGTCCTCGTTAACGCGATGCACATCACCGCGTCGGTGTTCATCAACGACGACGAGCCCGGCCTCCACCACGACTATGAGGAGTTCCTCGAGCGAATCGCGCCACACGCACCGATCGACCAGTACCGCCACAACGACACGGGCGAAGACAATGCCGACGCCCACATCAAACGTCAGCTCATGGGAAGAGAAGTCGTCGTCGCGATCACCGACGGCGCGCTCGACTTCGGCCCGTGGGAGCAAATCTTCTACGGCGAATTCGACGGCAGCCGTCGCAAGCGCGTGCTCGTAAAGATCATCGGAGACTAAAACGACTATGGAACGCCCCGCGGACCTGCACATCGACGACCTCGCCCATCCCCGGTTCGACCCGGCCATCCGGGAGATGATGGATCAGGTGGCGGAGGCCTCGGCGCCCGTCCAGTTCACCACGGATGCCGTCCTCCGTGCGGCATCCGAGCAGACGGGGCTCGAAGACTTCGGAGACGACCAATTCCGCGGACCCCTCGACGCCCTACTTTCGAGCATCGAGCACGAGGGCAACCTCACTCCCTTCGGGCGAATTAGCTACTTCACCCTGCTCCTCACGCTCGCGAAGAATCGCCTCCAGATTCAGGACCTGCTGATGCGGCACCCGGAGATCCACGACATCGAGATCCAGGCCCCGATCGTGATCGCGGGCCTGCAGCGCACCGGCACGACGAACCTGCACAGCATGCTGTCGGCCGACCCGAACCTTCGCTCCCTTCCTTACTGGGAAAGCCTCGAGCCGGTTCTGGGCCCAGGCGCCATGGCCGAGGAGGGGCAGCCCGATCCCCGAATCGCACTCACGGAGGTCGCGCTTTCGTTTCAGGAGCAGGTGATCCCGCACTTCAACCGCATGCACGAGATGACGGTCGACCACGCGCACGAGGAGATTCAGATTCTCGCGATCGACTTCTCGACGATGCTGTTCGAGTCGATGGCGACGCTCCCCGGGTTCCGCGACTACTACCTCTCCCACGACCAACAGCCGCACTACGAGTATATGAAGACCTGCCTCAAGGCGCTGACCTGGCTACGCGGCGGGAAGCGCTGGGTTTTGAAGTCCCCACAGCACATCGAGCAGATCCCCGCCGTGCTCGCGACGTTCCCCGACGCGACGGTCGTGTTCACGCATCGCGACCCGGTCTCCGTCATCGCGTCGACCGCCACGATGCTCGCCTACGCCGCCCGCATGCACCAGAGCCCGGTCGATACGGAGGCGCTCGGGGCTTACTGGGTCGACCGGACCGAGCGCATGCTTCGTTCGTGCATGCGCGATCGCGACCTCGTAGCGCCCGAGCGCTCCATGGACGTTCTCTTCCACGAGTACATGAAGGACGACATGGCCATCGTGCACCAGATCTACGACCTCGCGGGGCAGCCGCTCCCAGCCTCGTCCCGCGCCGCGATGGCCGCCTACACTGAAGCGCATCCGCGTGGTCGGTTCGGACGCATCTCGTACAAGTTGGCAGACTTTGGCTTGACTGCCGACGAAGTGCGCGAGCGAACCCGCTTCTACGTCGATCACTTCGGACTGGAGATGGAGAGCACCGCGCTCTAGCGGATCCAGTCGTAGGCCTCGTCGAGGTCGCCGCTTTGGAAGGTCTTCACGGCGCCTTTGATGAGGTGGCCGAGGATCTCGACGAGTACGTCGACCCACTGGGGGCCACCGACGATCGCGACTTTGTCGAAATCGGTGCCCATCGTGAGACCCAGTTTCGCGTCCTCCCACAGGGCCTTCGCTTCCCAGCCCTTGAAGGTTTCATCCGCGTAGAGCAGGGCGCGAACGCTGCCGTGCTTGTCGTCGGCGGCCTTCAGCGCCGGCGCCCACGTGTCGTGGTAGTCCTCGGCGGTAAGCTTCTCGCTGGCCTGTACCGCGACCAGGTTTCCTTTCGACTCGGGCAGAATACGAAGCATGGTCCTCTCCTTGTTCGGTCGCTTTCTTACAAAGCCGCGGCCGTCTCTTGCGGGCTCCTCGGGTGAAGTTGCACCGGTACTCCGTCTAAAATCGACTGTCTAACCACTCGCTCAGTCTGCTCGTCGTCCGTCCACTCTTTGATGGAGACACCGGGATGCTCGCAGGCTACCTGTATAGACGCAGCTCTCGAGCACAGCTTCATCGCCGTCGCGCACTTCCGCCCGCGCTACGTCGTCCGGTGAACGCAGAGGACGCACCGGTCGCGCCCAGCCACGACGGCTGAAACGTTGTGCATCCACGGGTTGCAGGTCCGCAGCTCGCGATGGCCGATCAGCACAAGAGCGTCCGGATCCGGAACCTCGCTCACGCACGCGGCATACTCGTCCAAAACCGCGAGGAACGGCTCCGGCGCGAGATGGACCTTGCGGTCCTTGTGTCGTAGCCGGTGTGCGATACCTCTCCCCATAGGACCGAGATCGATCCCTTGGGGATGCTCGCGGAGCTTCTTCACGCGCCGACCGTCGGACCAGGGGAGAAACTTGTCTCCGTAGGGACCGGTCCGAAGCGTTGCTGAACACGAGATCGACGTGGTCGTCCGCCAGCCCCCATGCCGGCGGCAGAATGATGTCCGCGTGGTGCGTCGTCTCGTTCACGTAGAGATCGACCGAAACCATGAAGTCGAGCTTGGACAGAGCTTCGTGGATACTCCGGCCATTGCGCACCCAAAGGACTGGATTCGCGGCGAAGGTCACGCAGTTGCGGTCTTCGCGTCGGCGAACTCCAGGGCGAATCGCGATGTGCTCACTCGATTCCTTCGCGGGCTCGGTGCGATCCGCGTCGGGAACGGGGCTCGAGAAGCTGTTCCCGTGCAGGTAGTTCGAGGCCGCGAAGCGCGGGCCCGTGTCCTGCGAACCCGCGCTGAAGGCATTCTTGGTACGAAACGCCTTCGTGAGGCCCGCGCGGATGGTCAGCGCGCCGTGGTTGTGAACGACCGGGCGCCCCCACATGGATGCCGAGCGCATCCTCCCCGTGCTGCTCGCGGATCGCCCACAGGCGCTCGGGATCGTTGTGAACCGCCGGGGTCGCCATCCCTTTGGGACACACCAAGCCATGCGAGAGCACGTCCTCTTCGCCCCCCCCCCGGCCGAGATCACCAAAAGCTCCGGTGCACCCCGGAGATCAAGACGAACTACCGAAGGCACCCCCGGCGTCAGGCGCGGGGGCCGTACTCTTTGCGGTAGGCGAGCATCCGCTCGTAGATCTCGTCGCCCAGGAGGACCGTTCCGCCGACCTCGCGGCCGTGAAGGTCCTGCATGATCTCCTCGATCGTCACGATTGCGCACGTCGACATGGACCAGGTGCGAGAGATCTCGACGAGTGCGACATCGGCGCCGCTTCCGCGCTCCATGCGGTCGACCGATACGATCAGACCCGCTAGCCGGATGTCGGCCACCGCTCGAAGCTTCGGGACCGTCTCACGGATCGAAGTCCCGGCGGTCGTCACGTCCTCGACGATCAGGACACGCTCGCCGTCGGTGAGCTGGTGTCCGACGAGTTGGCCCCCTTCGCCGTGGTCCTTCACCTGTTTGCGGTCGAAACAGAAGGGCACGTCCCGGGGGCCGCGGCGCGCAAGCTCCATGGCGATCCCTACAGCCAAGGGGATTCCCTTGTAGGCGGGCCCGAAGAGCACATCGAAGTCCTCACCGAACCGCTCCGCGATGGTCTGGGCGTAATAGCCCGAAAGGCGCGCGAGCTGAGCGCCGGTGCGGTACTTCCCGGTGTTCACGAAGTACGGGGTTTTCCGGCCGCTCTTGGTGACGAAGTCCCCGAAGGTGAGGACTTCGCTCTCGACCATGAAGTCGATGAACTCGCGCTTGTAGGGTGCCAGGACTTGGGTCACACCCCGAATCTAGCAACCCCGGGGATGCGGTCGAGGCCCGAAAGTGGCTGAGATTCCATCCCCTTGAAGGGCCGTCAGCCCACAGCTAGCGAAACCGAAGCTCAATTCACGTCCATCCCAAAGCACGGAGAGACCGCCACATGGCCAACGAGAACGGCTTCACGCAATTCAAGGGCACCCCGGGTTACATCGCTTCGGGCCCCCTCGTCGACGCAGTCAACTGCTCGATTGCACTCGAGCGGCCGCTTCTCATCAAGGGCGAGCCCGGAACCGGCAAGACGATGCTCGCGCATCACATCGCCGAAGGCCTCGGCATGCCCCTGCTCACGTGGCACATCAAGTCGACCAGTAAGGGCGAAGAAGGCCTCTACCTGTACGACACCGTGCAGCGCCTGAACGACTCCCGCTTCGGCGGCAGCGACGTGTCGGACATCCGGCACTACATCAAGCTCGGCCCGCTCGGGAAGTCCTTCGCGGCCGAGAAGCGCCAGGTGCTCCTCATCGACGAGATCGACAAAGCCGACCTCGAGTTCCCAAACGATCTCCTTCGCGAGCTCGACGAGATGCGCTTCACGATCACCGAGACGAACGAAGAGATCGCCGCCAAACAGCGCCCGGTCGTCATCATCACGTCGAACAACGAAAAAGAGCTGCCCGACGCGTTCCTCCGTCGCTGCATCTTCCACTTCATCGAGTTCCCCGAGCCGGAACTGATGCGCCAGATCGTCGCCGTGCACCACCCGCACCTCGACGCGACTCTCCTCGACCAGGTCTTGATCAAGTTCTACTGGCTCCGCGAGCAGAACGACCTCCGCAAGAAGCCGTCGACCTCCGAGCTCGTCGACTGGATCAGCGCCCTGCTGCGCTCCGGCGTCTCGCTCGACAAGGTCGAGGAGCACATCCCGTTCGTCGGCGCTTTGCTCAAGAAAGAGCAAGATCTCGAGGCCCTCACGTCCTACGACTCCCGCGGCGGGAAGTACCCGAGCGACTGGAGCGACCTCGGCCCGCGTTACAACCAGTAGGTAAGGCGAGTCATGTTCCTCGATCTCTTCTACGGGCTCAAAGAGGAGGGTGTGCCGGTCTCCATGCAGGAGTGGCGCACCTTTCTGGAAGCACTCGAGAAGGGGCTGCACAGCTCGAGCCTGCTGCGCTTCTACCACCTCGGCCGCAACTGCCTGATCAAGAGCGAGACCTTCTTCGACTCGTACGACCGCGTGTTCGCGCGCGTGTTCCGCGGCGTCGAAGGGGAGATCGGCGACGACGTCACCGAGAAGATCATGGAGTGGCTGAAGGATCCCGAAGCCTTCAAGGAGCTCACCGAGGAACAGCTCGCCGAACTCGAGCGCCTCACGTCCGACGAACTCATGCGGAAGTTCCTCGAGACGCTCGCCGAGCAGGACGAGCGTCACGACGGCGGCGACAAGTGGGTCGGAACCGGCGGGAAGTCACCGTACGGGCACGGCGGCACGCACCCCACCGGCATTCGCGTCGGCGGCCCGGCGAAGTCGCGGTCCGCGATGAAGGTCGCCGAGGAACGGAACTTCTCGGATTACCGCACCGACCGAATCCTCGACACGCGCCAGCTGCGCGTCGCGCTCCGTCGACTGCGGCAGCTCACCCGCCGAGGACAACAGACCGAACTCGACCTCGACGAGACGATCGACGAGACCTGCAAGAACGCCGGCGAGATCGAGCTGGTCTTCCGCGCGCCCCGCAAGAACGACATCCGCCTCCTGCTCCTCATGGACGTCGGCGGCACGATGGATCCGTTCTTCGAGCCGATGAGCCAGCTGCTCACGGCTCTGCACGAAGAGCGCGGCCTCCGGGACTTCGCGGCCTACTACTTCCACAACTGCGTGTACGACCACATCTACACGAAGGCCTCGATGCGAAAGGCCGAAGCGATCCCGACCGGGGACATCCTGCGCAAGCTGGACGACCGCTGGAAGGTGCTCCTCGTCGGCGATGCCGCCATGCATCCGGCCGAGTTGTTCGAGCCCTTCGGCAACATCGACCCGCGCAACACCACACCGACGCCGGGCATCCAGTGGCTCAACAAGATCAACCACCACTTCGACCGCAGCGCCTGGATCAATCCCGAAGAGTCGAAGTACTGGGACAACTACCACACGACGCGAACCGTCCAGAAGATCTTCCCGATGTTCCACCTGAGCGTCGACGGCCTGGCCGAGGCGGTTAAGGCGCTGGTCGGCGCGCGCACCTAGTCTCCTGAGTCCTTCTCCTGTTTCTCGGCATCGACGGCGTAGTGCAGCGCCAGCGCGAACGCCGAGCGCGTGAGTTCGAGAACCCGCTGGAACCCCTCGTCCGACAGGGTCCGGGCGCGGTCGTCGCCGCGCAAGATGTTCACGAACTCTCGTTCCCGCTCGAACTGCAGCGGGACCTTCGTCGCACCGACGCCCTCGAACCGTCGCCAGAGATCCGGCGTGTAGGTCCGCGTGTACCGAATGAGAAACGGGGCGGGATCGTGCCGGGCGAGGATGGACGACAACCGGAGCACCAAGTCGAAGGAGAGCGCCGCGGTTCCGTTCTCGACGGCTTCCAGGAGCGTCTTGTCCTCCAGGTCGATCGCCGCCGACAGCTCCTCGATTGTAAGGCCGGCCAGTTCCCGAAGCTCTCGTAGGGAGTGGCCCGCCTCCTCGGCCAGACGGGCGCTGCCCGGCTGCGAGAAGAACGCGGCGCTCGCACTCGCGGACGCCGTTCCCGCGTCTACCGCGAGCTGGCGGATCCTCTCTCCGATGTCGCCGGCGAGCTCTTCGGCGATAACGCGCACCCACCCAGCGAGCGAGCGATCCTCCTCTCGCGAAACCTGGGCCTCCTCCGGATTCGCCGGAAGGTCGGTCGAACTTCTCTGCGCGTCGTCGCCCATGATCTCGTCCGCTGCACAAGGACTCTAACCCACGCAAGGCGTTGGCAGAAATCGCCGCCCAAATGTCATTGGCGCCGCCCGGGCCCAAGGTTAGGTTCGAACTCGAAAGGGGCGCACACATGCAAGTCCCATTTCTCGCGTACGAAGGACTCACCTGCCTGGACCTCATCGGGCCGTACGAAGTGTTCAACTCCACCCCCGGCGGAATCGAGTACGACCCGCAGCCCCCGTTCGACGCGGGCTCGCCGGACAAGGCGGGGCCCAAGCTCCAGGAGCTGGCGATGCAGGCGCTCTCCGGCGGCTGAGCTACTTCTTCGTGAAGTCTGGGCGGCGCTTCTCGCGGAGCGCCGCCGTGCCTTCCGCCGCATCCGGGCCGAAGAAGCCGAGCATCTCGAAACCGAGGCTCGCATCAAAGGCCGGGGCGGCCTGCTGCATCCACAAGTTGAGCGCGCGCTTCGTCCACCGGGCGGCCTCCTGCGGGCCGGTCGCGATCTTCGTAGCGACCTTCATCGCTTCGTCGCTCAGCTCGGCAAGCGGAACCGCCTTGCTGACGAGGCCGATCCGGTCGGCGGTCTCCCCGTCGACGAAATCCGACGTGAGTAGATAGTACTTGGCCTTCGCGAGGCCACACATGAGCGGCCAGCAGATCACGGCGTGATCTCCCGCGCCGACACCGAGCCGGAGATGCCCGTCGGTGAAGCGCGCCTCGTTTGCCATGAGGCTGATGTCGGCCATGAGGCCAACGGCGAGTCCGGCCCCAACCGCGACGCCGTTGATCGCGGAGATAATGATCTTCTGACAGCGCAGCATCCGGTACACGACATCGCCCGCCTCGCGCATGACCTCCTTCAGCGCGCCGTAGTCTCCTCGGAAGCTCTCGATCCACTCGAGATCGCCACCCGCCGAGAACGCTTCGCCCGCGCCTGTGATGACGACCACCCGCGTATCGTCGTCGTCGTCGATGTCGTCCCACACCCGGCTCAGGCCCCGGTGGAGGCGCGCGTCGGTCGCGTTCATCGCCTCGGGCCGATCGATCGTGACCCAGAGAATTCCATGGTCCCGCCGCTCGAAACGAAGGCCGGGGTACTCCAAAAAATACGCGTCAGACATGCGGATCCTGTAGACGCCCAACCGGCGCATTCCAAACCGCCGGGCCGGCGTGCTTACGAGTCGCCGAGGGCCCGGGAGAGCGCCAACCGGGCCGCGGGGTCGAGCTCGGGATCCTCGAGATCCTTGCGCAGAGCGGCGCGGGCGGCGGGACTGAGCCCCGGTTTGTGATGCGCCAATTCGGCCAGGTCGAGGGCGGCGAGGAGGCGAAGCTTCCGGTGGGGGAGTCGCAGGCCTCCGCGGAGTTGCAGAC contains:
- a CDS encoding GNAT family N-acetyltransferase, with amino-acid sequence MSDRRIRTATLADLPRLTDIYNHYVRETPITFDIEEWSVERRRTDWFEHYAESGRHQLLVAIAGDEICGYASASQFRPKEAYDTTVEISAYLAPQFTGQGLGRALYDTLFARLDGEDVHRALAGITLPNPASLALHGHFGFTQAAHFTENGRKLGRYWDVVWLEKKMGEA
- a CDS encoding aldo/keto reductase; amino-acid sequence: MKERRLGRSALSVSEICLGTMTFGSMADERDSLAILDRAYEAGVNFLDVAEIYPVPPDTKWAGASEEIVGKWLHDKPRDSLFVATKIAGPGGGWFQTPVRGGNTALDRHSVERALDASLRKLGTDYVDLYQTHWPDRILPAEEQMEALDRAVQAGKVRVLGCSNESAYGLTKLLWASDILGAARHETIQNNFSLLNRRFEDGLSEVCRAEKVSLLPYSPLGGGVLSGKYQGGAFPEGARFTYYRNHSPRTKFMADRFVNERSLETTAQLAAVAEKAGISVVTLSIAWTLTHPFVGSTIIGATNVDQLDECLAAAKTTLSPEVLAECDRITRAIPYPLG
- a CDS encoding cytochrome P450, translated to MRSSGIPAFVENVPQSTQADASLCRNVVEESLRVEPANPLMPCVAAEDFEFRGEKISKRQFVYLGIGSSNRDSEHYPDGDRSDVRREHGKHLAVGSGPNYCMGAILARREAIFALRSLLERFPALLS
- a CDS encoding pectate lyase, which codes for MRVRTFLPRASPRTWFLAIAVAMTLCGAAPAARAELPPAVRTAIEAMLECERPEGGWMYVCAPERGSRGVTKIVNLGVRVRSTLGLEPFDLIVMRSPGTPAAGLLLLEAWERSGEERFLDDAKRTGDLILDLQLPGGGWFSEMPVHGRELAFWFKWYVPWSTLDDDVTTGAVRLLLRLFQATGDERYRVSAERGLDLLVEAQLPSGAWPLTGRPVWLRTVSPSFEDLPSLNDAATASVIRTLILGAEILDQPDLLAAAVRGGDWLVDTRHAAPAAGWAQQYDETGRAVPGRAFEPVALASWETRHALDALVALSRAVDDQRYCSAIDESVSWLADSALGPGCWARFVSPETGKPIFIDLDGNEVPHLYQAKRPYRWTGDYGIPALFAELEVPADEAEVTPRIAGDAGDCPDAPRRARRRLEARNPRARIGEAGSQMGLARGVPPSPCPRP
- a CDS encoding secondary thiamine-phosphate synthase enzyme YjbQ encodes the protein MKSYRKELWFQIPGRRGLVNITPDVTDSLQESGVREGLVLVNAMHITASVFINDDEPGLHHDYEEFLERIAPHAPIDQYRHNDTGEDNADAHIKRQLMGREVVVAITDGALDFGPWEQIFYGEFDGSRRKRVLVKIIGD
- a CDS encoding sulfotransferase, with the protein product MERPADLHIDDLAHPRFDPAIREMMDQVAEASAPVQFTTDAVLRAASEQTGLEDFGDDQFRGPLDALLSSIEHEGNLTPFGRISYFTLLLTLAKNRLQIQDLLMRHPEIHDIEIQAPIVIAGLQRTGTTNLHSMLSADPNLRSLPYWESLEPVLGPGAMAEEGQPDPRIALTEVALSFQEQVIPHFNRMHEMTVDHAHEEIQILAIDFSTMLFESMATLPGFRDYYLSHDQQPHYEYMKTCLKALTWLRGGKRWVLKSPQHIEQIPAVLATFPDATVVFTHRDPVSVIASTATMLAYAARMHQSPVDTEALGAYWVDRTERMLRSCMRDRDLVAPERSMDVLFHEYMKDDMAIVHQIYDLAGQPLPASSRAAMAAYTEAHPRGRFGRISYKLADFGLTADEVRERTRFYVDHFGLEMESTAL
- a CDS encoding STAS/SEC14 domain-containing protein; the encoded protein is MLRILPESKGNLVAVQASEKLTAEDYHDTWAPALKAADDKHGSVRALLYADETFKGWEAKALWEDAKLGLTMGTDFDKVAIVGGPQWVDVLVEILGHLIKGAVKTFQSGDLDEAYDWIR
- the pyrE gene encoding orotate phosphoribosyltransferase gives rise to the protein MAPYKREFIDFMVESEVLTFGDFVTKSGRKTPYFVNTGKYRTGAQLARLSGYYAQTIAERFGEDFDVLFGPAYKGIPLAVGIAMELARRGPRDVPFCFDRKQVKDHGEGGQLVGHQLTDGERVLIVEDVTTAGTSIRETVPKLRAVADIRLAGLIVSVDRMERGSGADVALVEISRTWSMSTCAIVTIEEIMQDLHGREVGGTVLLGDEIYERMLAYRKEYGPRA
- a CDS encoding MoxR family ATPase produces the protein MANENGFTQFKGTPGYIASGPLVDAVNCSIALERPLLIKGEPGTGKTMLAHHIAEGLGMPLLTWHIKSTSKGEEGLYLYDTVQRLNDSRFGGSDVSDIRHYIKLGPLGKSFAAEKRQVLLIDEIDKADLEFPNDLLRELDEMRFTITETNEEIAAKQRPVVIITSNNEKELPDAFLRRCIFHFIEFPEPELMRQIVAVHHPHLDATLLDQVLIKFYWLREQNDLRKKPSTSELVDWISALLRSGVSLDKVEEHIPFVGALLKKEQDLEALTSYDSRGGKYPSDWSDLGPRYNQ